A stretch of the Clostridium fungisolvens genome encodes the following:
- a CDS encoding DUF3137 domain-containing protein yields MGLFGPSKKEIWQQLASEINADYVNNGIWKGDRVEAHVDNWTVVLDTYVVSTGKSSITYTRMRAPFVNLDNFYFKIYRSGVFSGLGKMFGMEDINVGYPQFDEAFIIKGNNESKVKQLFASDNIRRLIQYQPSISLEIKDDEGYFKSHFPDGVDELYFNVVGVIKDVERLKELYELFSEVLKELCDIGSASNEKPGVVI; encoded by the coding sequence ATGGGACTATTTGGACCAAGTAAAAAAGAAATATGGCAGCAGCTTGCATCAGAAATTAATGCTGATTATGTAAACAATGGAATTTGGAAAGGTGATAGGGTTGAGGCACATGTAGATAATTGGACTGTTGTGCTTGATACATATGTAGTTTCAACAGGGAAATCATCGATAACCTATACAAGAATGAGGGCACCTTTTGTAAACCTTGATAACTTCTACTTTAAGATATATAGAAGTGGTGTATTCAGTGGACTGGGAAAGATGTTCGGTATGGAAGATATTAATGTTGGGTATCCACAGTTTGATGAAGCTTTTATAATAAAGGGCAACAATGAAAGTAAAGTAAAACAGCTATTTGCAAGTGATAATATAAGACGATTAATACAATATCAGCCTAGTATAAGTCTTGAAATCAAAGATGATGAAGGATATTTTAAATCACATTTTCCTGATGGAGTTGATGAGCTTTATTTTAATGTGGTTGGTGTTATAAAGGATGTAGAAAGACTTAAGGAGTTGTACGAGCTTTTTTCAGAAGTGCTAAAGGAATTGTGCGACATAGGTTCAGCCAGTAATGAAAAACCAGGAGTAGTTATATAA
- a CDS encoding epoxyqueuosine reductase, producing MDNNQIKNLSYSLGADLCGIGSIERFKDAPKGFHPVDIYPEARSVISIGKHYSPSLLDANTKVPYTMMKNKIVELLDDISVKLTFYIESQGYKAIPIPSDEPYEYWDPDNMQGRGILSQKHAAQACGLGHIGKNTLLINEKYGNRLYLGAVITNMELTPDTVAKELCIEGCNLCLKSCPQSALDGITINQKKCRQICGRSTPAGGFVFSCYTCIKVCPFSKLEDSQ from the coding sequence ATGGATAACAATCAAATTAAAAATTTATCATATTCATTAGGTGCTGATTTATGTGGGATAGGAAGTATAGAAAGATTTAAGGACGCACCAAAAGGATTTCACCCAGTAGATATTTATCCTGAAGCGAGATCAGTAATATCAATTGGAAAACACTATTCTCCAAGCCTACTTGATGCCAATACTAAAGTACCGTACACAATGATGAAAAATAAGATAGTTGAGCTATTGGATGATATTTCTGTTAAACTTACTTTTTATATTGAATCACAAGGTTATAAGGCTATACCTATTCCTTCAGATGAGCCTTATGAGTATTGGGATCCTGATAATATGCAAGGAAGAGGTATATTATCACAAAAACATGCGGCTCAAGCATGTGGATTAGGACACATTGGCAAAAATACTTTGTTGATAAATGAAAAATACGGTAATAGACTTTATCTTGGAGCTGTAATTACAAATATGGAATTAACTCCAGATACTGTGGCAAAGGAACTATGCATTGAAGGGTGTAACCTTTGTTTAAAATCATGCCCTCAGTCTGCATTAGATGGTATTACAATAAATCAGAAGAAATGCAGGCAAATCTGTGGCAGGTCAACACCTGCAGGGGGATTCGTATTTTCATGTTATACTTGCATAAAAGTATGTCCGTTTTCAAAATTAGAAGACTCACAATAA
- a CDS encoding winged helix-turn-helix transcriptional regulator produces the protein MLTQEELFGKCPYATAQRILSGKWAVVILHHLSEKKLRFNELQRLLPEITQATLTKQLRALEEYGVVNRTVYAQIPPKVEYDLSDIGKEFIEVLDSLKVWSDKYIAFCNSKDK, from the coding sequence ATGTTAACGCAGGAAGAACTATTTGGAAAATGCCCTTATGCCACTGCTCAAAGGATATTATCAGGAAAATGGGCTGTGGTTATACTACACCACCTAAGTGAAAAAAAGCTTAGATTTAATGAGTTACAAAGACTTTTGCCAGAGATAACACAGGCTACACTAACTAAACAATTACGTGCTTTAGAAGAGTATGGTGTGGTTAATAGAACTGTTTATGCTCAGATTCCTCCAAAGGTAGAGTATGATCTAAGCGACATTGGAAAGGAATTTATAGAAGTTTTGGACAGTCTTAAGGTCTGGAGTGACAAGTATATAGCTTTTTGCAATTCTAAAGATAAATAG
- a CDS encoding SDR family oxidoreductase, translating to MKILVTGATGKLGSKVVEALLKVVPASDLAVSVRNPEKAEGLKNRGVEVRQGDFDHPETLNTAFAEVDRLLIISADGDNETRIRQHSNAVAAAKEANVKFIAYTSVGNASESSLFLAPVHRATEEAILKTGIPYCFLRNNWYLENEIGSIQGVMAGAPWLTSAGTGKVGWALQQDYAEAAATVLSGNGFDNTIFELSGEPMSQEDLAASLGAVLGKEVAVHQVDDATYADAMKGAGVPDFVVPMLVDIQKAIRDGALDIKSNDFEKLLGRKATPISEGLAQIINALK from the coding sequence ATGAAGATATTAGTAACAGGTGCTACAGGAAAATTAGGTTCAAAGGTGGTGGAAGCCTTATTGAAGGTTGTACCGGCAAGCGATCTTGCTGTTAGTGTTCGTAATCCTGAGAAAGCAGAAGGCTTAAAAAACAGAGGTGTTGAGGTTAGACAAGGTGACTTCGATCATCCTGAAACACTAAACACAGCCTTTGCTGAAGTTGACAGATTACTTATCATTTCAGCTGACGGTGACAACGAAACAAGAATAAGACAACACTCAAATGCAGTGGCTGCAGCTAAGGAAGCTAACGTGAAGTTTATTGCATATACTAGCGTAGGAAATGCAAGTGAAAGTTCCTTATTCCTGGCTCCAGTACATCGTGCTACAGAAGAAGCTATCTTAAAAACTGGCATTCCTTACTGTTTCTTAAGAAATAACTGGTACCTAGAAAATGAAATTGGAAGTATTCAAGGAGTAATGGCAGGTGCACCTTGGCTAACTTCTGCTGGTACTGGTAAGGTAGGCTGGGCATTACAACAGGATTATGCTGAGGCTGCTGCAACAGTACTATCAGGAAATGGATTTGACAATACAATCTTTGAACTTTCAGGAGAACCAATGAGTCAAGAAGATTTAGCAGCTTCCCTTGGAGCAGTATTAGGTAAAGAGGTAGCAGTTCATCAAGTGGATGATGCAACTTATGCTGATGCAATGAAAGGTGCTGGAGTGCCTGATTTTGTGGTCCCTATGCTTGTGGACATACAAAAAGCTATTAGAGATGGAGCACTAGATATAAAGAGTAATGATTTTGAAAAACTTCTTGGTCGTAAAGCAACACCAATAAGTGAAGGACTTGCTCAAATTATTAACGCTCTCAAATAA
- a CDS encoding HutD family protein yields MNYNIELLRQENYKPTFWSGGMATELTTYPLNSDYASQNFLWRLGVAKIDIPESTFSTLTKVSRKLMVIDGNITLEHEDKYDKQLTLFDQDEFMGDWKTKTYGKASVFNLMTRENYNGELVHLNISANKQLKFEHKVPLIKDLVAICFYTVNGGFCCTINDKTFETAKNDLLLINCVDSGDNHEFMLSNNVSEITDIIVSMIYRD; encoded by the coding sequence ATGAACTATAATATAGAATTACTAAGGCAAGAAAATTACAAACCAACCTTTTGGTCTGGAGGAATGGCAACAGAACTTACAACATATCCTCTAAATTCTGATTATGCCAGTCAAAACTTTTTATGGAGACTAGGCGTTGCTAAGATTGATATACCAGAATCTACTTTTAGCACTCTAACAAAGGTTTCTCGCAAGTTGATGGTTATAGATGGGAACATAACACTAGAACACGAAGATAAATACGATAAGCAACTTACTCTCTTTGATCAAGATGAGTTTATGGGAGATTGGAAAACTAAAACTTATGGTAAAGCTTCAGTCTTTAATTTAATGACTAGGGAAAACTATAATGGTGAATTAGTTCACCTTAATATTAGCGCTAATAAACAGCTTAAATTCGAACATAAAGTCCCATTAATTAAAGATTTAGTAGCAATCTGCTTTTACACTGTAAATGGTGGCTTTTGCTGTACAATAAATGATAAAACTTTTGAAACTGCTAAGAATGACTTACTTTTGATTAACTGCGTAGATTCAGGAGATAATCATGAATTTATGCTTTCCAATAATGTTTCAGAAATTACAGATATAATAGTGAGTATGATTTATCGGGATTAA
- a CDS encoding methionyl aminopeptidase, with protein MMMNRNEPCWCGSGLKYKKCHLSFDERLIDLRDKGYIVPTTDLIKTKEQIQGIRESAKINNGLLDLISVSIKEGMTTQEIDDIAYNYTVSNGGIPATLNYDGFPKSICTSINNVVCHGIPSKDVVLKSGDIINVDATTILNGYYSDASRMFMIGEVTEEAKRLVEISKECLEKGLQAVKPWGFLGDVGAAIQEYAEENGYSVVRDFGGHGVGLDIHEEPFVAHYGKRGTDMILVPGMVFTIEPMINAGSYELFIDPSDGWTALTKDGSLSAQWEHTILVTEDGLEIIAR; from the coding sequence ATGATGATGAATAGAAATGAGCCATGTTGGTGTGGCAGCGGTTTAAAATATAAAAAATGTCACTTGAGTTTTGATGAAAGATTAATTGATTTAAGAGATAAGGGATATATAGTGCCAACAACAGATCTTATAAAGACAAAAGAACAAATCCAAGGAATAAGAGAAAGTGCCAAGATCAATAATGGACTTTTAGACTTAATTAGTGTAAGTATTAAAGAGGGTATGACAACACAGGAAATAGACGATATAGCTTATAACTACACAGTGTCAAATGGAGGAATCCCGGCAACTCTTAATTATGATGGATTCCCTAAAAGTATCTGTACCTCAATAAATAACGTTGTATGTCATGGAATACCTAGTAAAGATGTAGTACTTAAAAGTGGAGACATTATAAATGTAGATGCAACAACTATACTTAATGGATATTATTCAGATGCATCGAGAATGTTCATGATTGGAGAGGTAACCGAAGAGGCTAAAAGATTAGTTGAAATCTCTAAGGAATGTTTAGAAAAAGGGCTACAAGCAGTTAAACCATGGGGGTTTTTAGGTGATGTAGGAGCTGCAATTCAAGAATATGCAGAAGAAAACGGATACTCGGTGGTTAGAGATTTTGGAGGTCATGGGGTAGGATTAGATATTCATGAAGAGCCTTTTGTTGCTCACTATGGTAAAAGAGGAACAGATATGATTTTAGTTCCAGGGATGGTATTTACAATTGAGCCTATGATAAATGCAGGAAGCTATGAGCTATTTATAGACCCAAGTGATGGATGGACTGCTCTTACCAAGGACGGAAGTCTTTCAGCTCAGTGGGAGCACACAATTCTTGTAACAGAAGATGGTTTGGAAATTATTGCAAGATAA
- a CDS encoding DUF5680 domain-containing protein, with protein sequence MSFKEQLQTLRKSRGLSQEKLAEIMGISRQAVAKWEVGQSYPDIAKLIALSEFFNVSIDKLVNDYEENCHLSIESNKVNNINDDAIDFLLRAKKTTYAGNGSEVKASRPNSHDLEYVEGDFKYIDTYLGGKQFSGEEAIWNKNIPIWSMNYSGRVLDEAFSGKFLKEVLSLVSKENPYRGPIMYEKGQYQYHCIINGEFEWFQGYEEIYFNYNKVYECFFHGGKIK encoded by the coding sequence ATGAGTTTTAAAGAACAATTGCAAACATTGAGAAAATCAAGGGGATTATCACAAGAAAAATTAGCTGAAATTATGGGGATCTCAAGACAAGCAGTTGCAAAGTGGGAAGTTGGGCAGTCATATCCAGATATCGCAAAACTGATCGCATTAAGTGAATTCTTTAACGTAAGTATTGATAAACTAGTAAATGATTATGAAGAAAACTGTCATTTATCCATAGAATCAAATAAAGTTAATAATATAAATGATGATGCAATAGATTTTTTATTAAGAGCTAAAAAAACCACGTATGCGGGAAATGGTTCAGAAGTTAAAGCTTCAAGACCAAATTCTCATGATTTGGAGTATGTAGAAGGGGATTTTAAATACATTGACACATATCTCGGAGGAAAACAATTTTCAGGAGAAGAAGCCATATGGAATAAGAATATTCCAATATGGTCAATGAATTATTCTGGAAGAGTTTTAGATGAGGCATTTTCGGGAAAATTTTTAAAGGAAGTATTAAGTTTAGTATCGAAGGAAAATCCTTATCGCGGACCAATTATGTATGAAAAAGGGCAATATCAATATCACTGCATAATTAATGGAGAATTTGAATGGTTTCAGGGCTATGAAGAAATATATTTTAATTACAATAAAGTCTATGAATGCTTTTTTCATGGTGGAAAAATCAAATAA
- a CDS encoding SDR family NAD(P)-dependent oxidoreductase, which yields MLTEMNLNKKTIIITGGNSGLGYACAKNIAKADKNNHVILACRNAAKAKEAVNSLIKETDNSNITSLELDLASLESVRSFVSKFSSSNYPPLYALVCNAGLIMVDKTYYTKDGFESTFGTNHLGHFLLANMLLGKMTDSGRIVFVSSGTHDPAKKTIVATPVYENARLLAYPKEMNQNESMLTVGQRRYSTSKLCNIYCTYELAERIKKQTNKNITVNAFNPGQMPGTGFSRTFPPFMRFITKHINYIAALFLSNVNTANKSGKALAALVINPELKETTGKYFDGTREIKSSELSYNKENRRDLWNTSVELSKLSEKETILNLD from the coding sequence ATGTTAACTGAAATGAATTTAAATAAAAAAACGATTATTATAACTGGGGGAAACTCAGGACTAGGTTATGCATGTGCTAAAAATATTGCTAAGGCAGATAAAAACAATCATGTTATACTGGCTTGCCGTAATGCGGCTAAAGCAAAGGAAGCAGTAAATTCGTTAATTAAAGAAACAGATAATAGCAACATAACTTCTCTGGAACTTGACCTTGCATCATTAGAATCTGTGAGGAGTTTTGTGAGCAAATTTTCTAGTTCAAATTATCCGCCGCTATATGCTCTAGTTTGTAATGCAGGATTAATTATGGTTGATAAAACTTATTACACAAAAGATGGCTTTGAAAGTACTTTTGGGACAAATCATCTTGGGCATTTTCTACTAGCCAATATGCTACTTGGAAAAATGACTGATTCAGGTAGGATAGTTTTTGTTAGCAGTGGAACTCATGATCCAGCAAAAAAGACAATAGTAGCTACTCCAGTATATGAGAATGCTAGATTGTTAGCATATCCTAAGGAAATGAATCAAAATGAAAGTATGCTTACCGTTGGACAACGTCGGTACTCAACTTCAAAACTATGTAATATATACTGTACTTACGAGTTAGCTGAAAGAATAAAAAAGCAAACTAATAAAAATATTACAGTAAATGCTTTTAATCCCGGACAGATGCCTGGAACAGGGTTTTCACGAACTTTCCCTCCTTTTATGAGATTTATTACGAAACATATTAACTATATTGCTGCTTTATTCCTATCAAATGTTAATACTGCGAATAAGTCAGGTAAAGCATTAGCTGCTTTAGTAATTAATCCTGAACTTAAGGAAACAACAGGAAAGTATTTTGATGGTACAAGAGAAATAAAATCTTCGGAGCTTTCCTATAACAAAGAAAATAGAAGAGATTTATGGAACACAAGTGTTGAATTATCAAAACTAAGTGAAAAGGAAACAATATTAAACTTAGACTAA
- a CDS encoding TetR/AcrR family transcriptional regulator — MKNSNDTKQKLIDVTRQMIDTKGVDSVSMRDLGKEMNLSRSAVYVYFKNKEDLLAAIVTEDFEMLKTRIGKLTQEINDPRKLVYEVLYAFYDFGINNQEHYKLMFLKQWDKNQYDNLHIAAIEVFEIFYKCLEKPHEQKYTVNKPPQQLTAMISAFILGLVELNSTGHLEPEKGLNNPTGLINSFIDLIFV; from the coding sequence ATGAAAAACAGTAATGATACAAAACAAAAGCTGATTGATGTCACAAGACAAATGATTGATACAAAAGGTGTTGATTCAGTTAGTATGCGTGACCTTGGAAAAGAAATGAACTTATCTAGAAGTGCAGTTTATGTATATTTCAAAAATAAAGAAGATTTACTTGCAGCCATTGTGACCGAAGATTTTGAAATGCTAAAAACTCGCATTGGCAAATTAACTCAAGAAATAAATGATCCTAGAAAACTTGTTTATGAAGTTTTATATGCTTTTTATGATTTTGGGATAAATAATCAGGAGCATTATAAATTAATGTTTCTAAAACAATGGGATAAAAATCAATATGATAATCTACATATTGCGGCCATTGAAGTATTTGAAATCTTCTATAAATGTTTAGAAAAACCTCATGAACAAAAATATACCGTTAATAAGCCACCTCAGCAATTAACAGCAATGATATCTGCATTTATACTAGGCCTTGTAGAACTTAATTCTACTGGACATTTAGAACCCGAAAAAGGATTAAATAATCCAACTGGCTTAATTAATTCGTTTATAGATTTGATTTTTGTTTAA
- a CDS encoding DUF956 family protein produces the protein MVQSLNTKVDLVIDATAFTGLSDYGKIMIGDKGFEFYNTRDAHKFIQIPWEEVDYVIASIMFKGKWIPRYAIRTKRNGTYTFASKDAKKVLRAIRVYVDPSHIVSSLSFFDVVKRSVKSIFKKH, from the coding sequence ATGGTTCAATCACTTAATACAAAGGTAGATTTAGTAATTGATGCAACAGCTTTTACCGGGCTTTCAGATTATGGTAAAATCATGATCGGAGATAAAGGTTTCGAGTTTTATAATACTCGTGATGCTCACAAATTTATTCAAATTCCTTGGGAAGAAGTTGATTACGTAATTGCCTCAATTATGTTCAAAGGAAAGTGGATTCCACGATATGCAATCAGAACGAAGAGAAACGGTACATATACTTTTGCTTCTAAAGATGCAAAAAAAGTACTTCGTGCTATTCGAGTTTATGTTGATCCAAGTCATATAGTTTCATCTCTAAGTTTCTTTGATGTGGTGAAACGATCAGTGAAATCAATTTTTAAAAAACACTAG
- a CDS encoding PTS system mannose/fructose/sorbose family transporter subunit IID, with protein sequence MAKELKLSKSDRISVWFRSFFLQGSWNYERMQNGGWAFAMIPAIKRLYTTKEERAAALERHLEFFNTHPYVASPVIGVTLALEEERANGAPIDDVTIQGVKIGMMGPLAGIGDPVFWFTVRPILGALGASLAMSGNVLGPIIFFLAWNIIRMAFMWYTQEFGFKAGSRISDDLSGGLLQDITKGASILGMFILGSLVNRWVSVRFAPVVSSVKLSEGAFIDWSKLPAGAQGIQQALLQQSSGMALTDTKVTTLQGNLDSLIPGLAGLIITLICMWLLKKKVSPIVIILGLFAIGIVAHLIGLM encoded by the coding sequence ATGGCAAAAGAATTAAAATTATCAAAAAGCGATCGTATTTCTGTTTGGTTCCGTTCATTTTTCCTTCAAGGTTCTTGGAACTATGAAAGAATGCAAAACGGTGGATGGGCATTCGCAATGATTCCTGCAATCAAAAGATTATATACAACTAAAGAAGAGAGAGCAGCTGCATTAGAACGTCACTTAGAGTTCTTTAACACTCACCCATATGTAGCTTCACCAGTTATTGGTGTAACTCTAGCTTTAGAAGAAGAACGTGCAAATGGTGCACCAATAGATGATGTAACTATTCAAGGTGTTAAGATAGGTATGATGGGACCTTTAGCAGGTATTGGAGATCCAGTTTTCTGGTTCACTGTAAGACCAATATTAGGAGCATTAGGTGCTTCACTTGCTATGAGTGGTAACGTACTTGGACCAATAATATTCTTCTTAGCATGGAATATTATCCGTATGGCATTTATGTGGTATACACAAGAATTTGGTTTCAAAGCTGGATCTCGTATCAGCGACGATTTATCAGGTGGTTTATTACAAGATATTACAAAGGGAGCATCTATCCTTGGTATGTTCATACTAGGATCATTAGTTAACAGATGGGTATCTGTTAGATTTGCACCAGTAGTATCATCTGTTAAATTAAGTGAAGGTGCTTTCATAGATTGGAGCAAACTTCCTGCTGGAGCTCAAGGTATTCAACAAGCTTTACTACAACAATCATCTGGTATGGCATTAACTGATACTAAAGTTACAACATTACAAGGTAACTTAGATTCATTAATCCCAGGACTTGCTGGATTAATAATCACACTTATCTGTATGTGGTTACTTAAGAAGAAAGTATCTCCAATCGTTATAATCCTTGGATTATTCGCAATTGGTATAGTTGCCCACTTAATCGGTTTAATGTAA
- a CDS encoding PTS mannose/fructose/sorbose transporter subunit IIC: MTLNIIQIILVIIVAFLAGVEGILDEFQFHQPLVACTLIGLVTGNLLPCLILGGTLQMIALGWANIGAAVAPDAALASVASAIILVLGGQGTGGVASAIAIAVPLAVAGLLLTIICRTIATAFVHFMDSAAKEGNLRAIEMWQIAAICLQGVRIAIPAGLILAIGADPIRSLLASMPGWLTGGLAIGGGMVVAVGYAMVINMMATKEVWPFFAIGFVLATVSQITLIGLGALGVALALVYLALSKQGGSSNGGSSNTGDPVGDLIDRY; this comes from the coding sequence GTGACTTTAAATATAATTCAAATAATATTAGTCATTATTGTAGCATTTCTAGCTGGTGTAGAAGGTATATTGGATGAATTCCAATTCCATCAACCATTAGTTGCTTGTACATTAATCGGATTAGTTACTGGTAACTTATTACCATGTTTAATCTTAGGTGGTACTCTTCAAATGATCGCCTTAGGTTGGGCAAATATAGGTGCTGCTGTTGCACCTGATGCTGCATTAGCATCTGTTGCATCTGCAATAATTCTTGTTCTTGGTGGTCAAGGTACAGGCGGAGTTGCTTCAGCAATCGCTATTGCTGTTCCTCTAGCTGTTGCTGGATTATTATTAACAATCATATGTCGTACTATTGCTACAGCATTCGTACACTTCATGGATTCAGCTGCTAAAGAAGGAAATCTTAGAGCTATTGAAATGTGGCAAATTGCTGCTATCTGTTTACAAGGTGTACGTATTGCAATACCTGCAGGGTTAATATTAGCAATTGGTGCTGATCCAATACGTTCATTACTTGCTTCTATGCCTGGTTGGTTAACTGGCGGTTTAGCAATTGGTGGTGGAATGGTTGTTGCTGTTGGTTATGCAATGGTAATAAACATGATGGCTACAAAAGAAGTATGGCCATTCTTTGCAATCGGTTTTGTATTAGCTACAGTTTCACAAATTACACTTATCGGTTTAGGTGCATTAGGTGTAGCTTTAGCTCTTGTTTACCTAGCACTTAGTAAACAAGGTGGATCAAGTAATGGTGGTAGTTCAAATACTGGAGATCCAGTAGGCGATCTTATCGATAGATACTAA
- a CDS encoding mannose/fructose/sorbose PTS transporter subunit IIA yields the protein MVGIILASHGEFAQGILQSGSMIFGEQENVKAIALMPSQGPDDLKAKMKEAIASFDNQDEVLFLVDLWGGTPFNQANALFEEHKDKWAIVAGLNLPMLIEAYGARLSMGTAHEIASFILTSAKEGIKVKPEALEPVTAKAASAQQSNAGAPGKFEYVLARIDSRLLHGQVATAWTKAMNPTRIIVVSDDVARDNLRKNLITQAAPPGVKAHVIPVDHMIKLAKDDQHFGGQRAMLLFENPQDVLRVVEAGVPLKTINVGSMAHSIGKVQPSKVLAFNQQDIDTFNKLKKAGLNFDVRKVPNDSKGNMDEILKKAQDELAKVK from the coding sequence ATGGTAGGAATTATTCTTGCTAGTCACGGTGAATTTGCTCAAGGCATATTACAATCTGGTTCAATGATTTTCGGAGAACAAGAAAACGTTAAAGCTATTGCATTAATGCCAAGCCAAGGACCTGATGACCTTAAAGCAAAAATGAAAGAAGCAATCGCATCCTTTGATAACCAAGATGAGGTTTTATTCTTAGTTGATCTTTGGGGCGGTACACCATTCAATCAAGCAAATGCTTTATTTGAAGAACACAAAGACAAATGGGCAATTGTAGCTGGTTTAAATCTACCAATGCTGATTGAAGCATACGGTGCACGTCTATCAATGGGAACTGCACATGAAATTGCATCTTTCATCTTAACATCAGCTAAAGAAGGAATTAAGGTTAAGCCAGAAGCTTTAGAACCAGTAACTGCTAAAGCAGCTTCAGCTCAACAATCTAACGCAGGTGCACCAGGAAAATTTGAGTATGTTCTAGCTAGAATTGACTCACGTTTACTTCATGGTCAAGTAGCAACTGCTTGGACAAAAGCTATGAATCCTACAAGAATTATTGTAGTTTCAGATGATGTAGCTAGAGATAATCTTCGTAAGAACTTAATAACACAAGCTGCTCCTCCAGGAGTAAAGGCTCATGTTATTCCAGTGGATCACATGATCAAACTTGCAAAAGACGACCAACATTTTGGAGGTCAACGTGCAATGTTACTTTTCGAAAATCCACAAGATGTTCTTAGAGTAGTAGAAGCTGGAGTGCCTTTGAAGACAATCAATGTTGGTTCAATGGCTCACTCTATAGGTAAGGTTCAACCAAGTAAAGTGCTTGCTTTCAATCAGCAAGATATTGATACATTCAATAAACTTAAAAAAGCTGGACTAAATTTCGATGTTCGTAAAGTACCAAATGATTCAAAGGGAAATATGGATGAAATACTTAAAAAAGCACAAGACGAGTTAGCTAAAGTTAAATAA
- a CDS encoding YciI family protein, producing the protein MLFMMIVKASKNSEAGNLPSPELIEAMTKYNEELVKAGIRVIAKGLHPSSDGIRISYLNPGEKPTVTYGPFTETKDVIAGFILIDIESKEEAIQWAMRMPDPQGYGEGQIELRQVF; encoded by the coding sequence ATGCTATTTATGATGATTGTGAAAGCCTCAAAGAATTCTGAAGCTGGAAATCTCCCAAGTCCAGAACTCATCGAAGCAATGACGAAGTATAATGAGGAACTAGTTAAGGCAGGGATACGCGTCATTGCTAAAGGACTTCATCCAAGTTCAGATGGGATTCGGATTTCATATCTGAACCCTGGGGAAAAGCCTACAGTTACATATGGTCCCTTTACGGAAACAAAAGATGTAATTGCTGGGTTCATTTTAATTGATATTGAGTCCAAGGAAGAAGCCATTCAGTGGGCTATGCGGATGCCAGATCCACAGGGATATGGGGAGGGCCAAATTGAATTACGTCAAGTATTTTAG